AGATCGGCGGTGTCATTGGCGCGGCGATTCTGATCAATCTGCTGTTTGCTGCGCTCGCGGGTCTGGTGGTACCGATGGTTCTCGATCGCATGGGAATCGACCCCGCGCTGGCGGGCGGGGTGATTCTGACGACCGTGACCGACGTCATCGGTTTCTTTGCCTTTCTCGGGCTCGCCTCGATCGTGCTGTAGTCCCGGTCTGCAGACGGGATCGCGTTCAGGCGGCTGCGGTGGCGGGCTTGATCGGCGCTTCCTTGATCGGCAGGTTCACGAGCGCAGCGAAGGCGGCCAAGGCCATGTCGGCGTACCACATCCATGAGTAGTCGCCGAGCATGGTCAGGCTCAGGCCGCCCAGCCATGCCCCCAGAAAGCCGCCGATCTGGTGCGAGAGCAGGGTCATGCCGAACAGGGTGGCGAGGTAGCGCACACCGAAGAGCTTGCCGACGATGCTGGCCGTTGGCGGTACGGTCGCCAGCCAGGTGAAGCCGAGCCCGGCCGCAAAGGCGTAAAAGGTCCACTCGGTCTTCGGCAGCATCAGGTAGAGCGCGATCAGCAGCACGCGCGAGCCGTACATCGCCGCCAGCACATGCTTGCTGCGGTAACGGGATATCCAGGCGCCGGCATACAGGCTGCCGAAGATGTTCGCCAGGCCGATGATTGCGAGCGACCAGCTGGCAACCGACGGCGGCAGACCACACAGGTCGACTTCGCCCGGCAGGTGCGTCACCAGAAACGCGATATGGAATCCGCAGGTGAAGAAGCCCGCATGGAGCAGAATGTAGCTGCGGTCCTTGAGCGCATTGCGAATCGCACGCAGGGCGCCGGTGTCTTCTTCGTGGTGCTGGACGGGCTGCTGCTGTGTGCCGGTGAGTTTGTTGATCAAGGGCAGAGCAAGCAGGGTCATGGCCGCCATTGCCCACATTGCACCCATCCATCCGGTAAGC
This genomic interval from Parazoarcus communis contains the following:
- a CDS encoding MFS transporter, giving the protein MFRTLRRPDALAVTLAAAGILAITMGIRQSQGLFISPMNTSTGLGIATISFALAIGQFTWGAIQPIAGAAADRYGPGAVLIAGVLALALGSAITPFIESSFGLTVSLGLLFAMGSGAASFSVLIGAAAQRLPLESRGTASGVINAGGSFGQFVFAPLLQKLIQLTGWMGAMWAMAAMTLLALPLINKLTGTQQQPVQHHEEDTGALRAIRNALKDRSYILLHAGFFTCGFHIAFLVTHLPGEVDLCGLPPSVASWSLAIIGLANIFGSLYAGAWISRYRSKHVLAAMYGSRVLLIALYLMLPKTEWTFYAFAAGLGFTWLATVPPTASIVGKLFGVRYLATLFGMTLLSHQIGGFLGAWLGGLSLTMLGDYSWMWYADMALAAFAALVNLPIKEAPIKPATAAA